The following are from one region of the Hymenobacter radiodurans genome:
- the cdd gene encoding cytidine deaminase: MAHPLQLTITVDVLASEAELTPSEAIIWHAARAATDHAYAPYSHFNVGAALLLDDGSVFRGSNQENAAYPSGLCAERTALFGLAVSQPERRIIGMAVAARPAQGDFMLAMPCGACRQVMTEYENRQGQLIPLLLPGPEGTIYRFRTLADLLPFQFSAENLPGQPT, encoded by the coding sequence ATGGCTCACCCGTTACAACTGACTATTACTGTGGATGTACTGGCTTCCGAAGCGGAGCTCACACCATCCGAAGCCATCATTTGGCACGCGGCCCGCGCCGCCACCGATCATGCCTACGCTCCTTACTCTCACTTTAATGTGGGTGCTGCGCTACTCCTCGACGACGGCTCGGTTTTCCGGGGTTCAAATCAGGAAAATGCGGCGTATCCATCGGGTTTGTGCGCCGAACGTACGGCTTTGTTTGGCTTGGCGGTAAGCCAGCCTGAACGTCGCATTATTGGGATGGCGGTGGCCGCTCGACCGGCTCAGGGCGATTTTATGCTGGCAATGCCGTGCGGAGCCTGCCGCCAGGTCATGACTGAGTACGAAAACCGCCAGGGTCAGCTGATACCACTGCTTTTGCCTGGCCCCGAAGGCACTATTTACCGCTTCCGCACGCTGGCCGATTTGCTGCCGTTTCAGTTTTCCGCCGAAAATCTACCGGGGCAGCCCACGTAG
- a CDS encoding 7TMR-DISM family protein, translating into MQRGIIHLIYPTFACDGSVVISASSIGFPCLPVCSYVIVFVLLLGCKLLMPSVVKAAPNLPPKLADTLYLRESNGAHLSETYRYYTEPFSAPATPAHADSMFRSGAFSAGPWHRTLNLGFAHQRLWLRLAVVNTLPQRTRFIWSLYNYTDSATLYYRRAGDELFTRVSAASSQVPAAERIFPARALCLPFTLATGEHAELYLRIDHHAGALYVPTDVTTTEDFLAWEVNYVFTKRWIWLIGFYLGSAVFNLVLFGFLRDRIHLWYVAYVVFTTIFLLMEDGLDALAFPAGIYRLLWSIGQFNFMLLAAACGLRILQLFLRLRNGWSYLYRVGTGLIVTAAVFVLVYTLLYPAARIQGNTLGLTLLNGGREVLLVAIFTYCWVALITVFRAPNHRRLALYYSLTYFFFFGGLCCSG; encoded by the coding sequence ATGCAGCGAGGCATTATCCATTTGATTTATCCCACGTTTGCCTGCGATGGATCAGTAGTGATCAGCGCATCCTCTATTGGATTTCCCTGCCTGCCCGTTTGCAGTTATGTAATTGTATTTGTGCTGCTTTTGGGATGTAAGCTCCTGATGCCATCAGTAGTGAAGGCTGCCCCTAATTTACCCCCCAAGCTTGCCGATACGCTTTATCTGCGAGAATCGAATGGCGCTCACCTCTCCGAAACCTACCGTTATTACACAGAGCCTTTTTCAGCCCCTGCCACACCTGCTCACGCCGATAGTATGTTTAGGTCTGGGGCTTTTAGCGCAGGCCCATGGCATCGGACGCTCAACTTAGGCTTTGCGCACCAGCGGCTTTGGCTGCGATTGGCTGTTGTGAATACGTTGCCGCAACGCACACGTTTTATCTGGAGCCTCTACAACTACACTGATAGCGCCACCCTTTACTACCGGCGGGCGGGCGACGAGTTATTTACGCGGGTTTCCGCTGCTTCCTCCCAAGTTCCGGCTGCTGAGCGCATATTTCCGGCTCGGGCCTTGTGCCTCCCGTTCACGCTCGCGACCGGCGAGCACGCCGAATTATATCTCCGCATTGATCATCATGCGGGCGCTCTCTACGTGCCCACCGACGTGACCACGACCGAGGATTTCCTGGCTTGGGAAGTGAATTATGTTTTTACGAAGCGCTGGATTTGGCTCATCGGGTTTTATTTAGGTAGCGCCGTATTCAACCTCGTTTTGTTCGGGTTCCTACGCGACCGAATTCACCTGTGGTATGTAGCGTATGTGGTCTTCACCACGATTTTTCTGCTGATGGAGGACGGGCTGGATGCGTTGGCTTTTCCGGCCGGTATCTACCGCTTGCTGTGGTCCATTGGCCAATTCAACTTTATGCTGCTGGCAGCAGCCTGCGGGCTTCGCATACTGCAGTTGTTTCTGCGGCTGCGCAATGGCTGGTCGTATCTCTACCGTGTGGGTACTGGTTTGATTGTTACGGCCGCTGTTTTTGTGCTGGTTTACACGCTGCTTTATCCGGCCGCTCGCATTCAGGGGAATACGCTGGGGCTTACCCTGCTCAACGGTGGGCGGGAGGTGCTGCTGGTTGCCATTTTCACCTATTGTTGGGTAGCGCTCATAACCGTTTTCCGGGCGCCGAACCACCGCCGGCTAGCTCTGTACTACTCCCTCACCTACTTCTTTTTCTTCGGGGGTTTGTGCTGTTCTGGCTAA
- a CDS encoding SDR family NAD(P)-dependent oxidoreductase — translation MKTAFITGASSGIGRATAVALAHAGFQLVVTGRRRERLEELALLLAPTPVHLLLFDVRDRAATDAAVASLPADFQQIDVLVNNAGGAHGLAPIQDGDPDDWDQMLDSNVKGLLNVSQAILPSMVQRKQGHIINIGSIAGSETYANGNVYCASKAAVAALSKGMRLDLLPHHIRVAEVNPGAVETEFSTVRFKGDTERASNVYKGYEPLRAEDVADVIQFMVTRPAHVNIAEVLLLPAAQGAATTMRKEL, via the coding sequence ATGAAAACAGCTTTCATTACAGGCGCTTCTTCCGGAATTGGTCGGGCGACGGCCGTAGCACTGGCCCACGCGGGCTTTCAACTTGTTGTGACGGGCCGCCGGCGGGAACGACTAGAAGAATTAGCGCTACTGCTAGCCCCTACACCTGTGCATCTGCTGCTCTTCGACGTGCGCGACCGTGCGGCCACGGATGCTGCCGTGGCGAGTCTGCCTGCAGATTTTCAGCAAATCGATGTGCTGGTCAATAATGCTGGTGGTGCGCATGGCCTAGCTCCAATTCAAGACGGCGACCCCGATGATTGGGATCAGATGCTGGACAGTAATGTCAAAGGTCTGCTCAACGTGAGCCAAGCCATTTTGCCTAGCATGGTGCAGCGTAAGCAGGGCCACATCATCAATATTGGCTCGATAGCCGGGAGTGAAACCTATGCCAATGGCAACGTGTATTGTGCCTCCAAAGCGGCCGTAGCAGCGCTTTCGAAAGGTATGCGCTTGGATCTGTTGCCCCACCACATTCGGGTGGCAGAGGTCAATCCGGGGGCGGTAGAGACGGAATTCTCAACAGTTCGCTTCAAAGGAGATACTGAACGCGCCAGTAACGTGTATAAAGGCTACGAACCCCTGCGAGCCGAAGATGTGGCGGATGTTATTCAGTTTATGGTTACGCGTCCGGCCCACGTAAACATCGCGGAAGTTCTGCTTTTGCCAGCTGCCCAAGGAGCCGCTACGACCATGCGAAAGGAATTGTAA
- a CDS encoding sensor histidine kinase, with protein sequence MLFWLNHVGLTTLHLVEPNALAWGLFLELLVLSFLLTGRFRHTLRQNAKLRIRQLRQRNDMGARLIAAQEEEREHLARELHDALGPNLMALHMAWQGQAIRDALAAFPEAAAAARQTELLLRHLRDEVRTLSHALLPAEPGLGGLSDSIAHLGELLNLYGHPTVRTYCDAQLDTIPQNLQMSAYRIAAELLNNAVRHARASEVNVQLLRHPTSLEVLVEDNGKGFESSTAGNGIGLRGVRARADYLGGQVHIESSSTGTSIMVWLPC encoded by the coding sequence GTGCTGTTCTGGCTAAACCATGTTGGGCTTACAACTTTACACTTGGTTGAGCCCAATGCCTTGGCTTGGGGGCTATTTCTGGAGCTGTTAGTACTAAGCTTCCTCCTCACCGGACGTTTTCGCCACACATTACGCCAAAATGCCAAGCTGCGCATCCGGCAGCTTCGCCAGCGCAATGACATGGGCGCCCGCCTGATAGCTGCTCAGGAAGAAGAACGTGAACACCTGGCCCGTGAATTACACGACGCCTTGGGGCCAAACCTCATGGCCTTGCACATGGCTTGGCAAGGGCAGGCGATTCGTGATGCCCTGGCTGCTTTCCCTGAAGCCGCCGCCGCCGCACGCCAAACCGAATTGCTATTGCGCCACCTGCGCGATGAGGTGCGTACCCTAAGTCATGCGCTGCTGCCCGCCGAGCCCGGTCTGGGTGGTTTAAGCGACTCTATAGCGCACTTAGGCGAGCTATTGAATCTCTACGGCCATCCAACGGTGCGCACATACTGTGATGCCCAGCTCGACACTATTCCGCAAAACCTGCAAATGTCAGCCTACAGAATTGCGGCTGAGCTGCTAAATAACGCGGTGCGCCATGCTCGTGCCTCCGAAGTAAACGTGCAGCTCCTTAGACACCCAACCTCCTTGGAGGTTCTGGTGGAAGACAATGGAAAAGGCTTTGAATCAAGCACTGCGGGCAATGGCATTGGTTTGCGGGGCGTACGCGCCCGCGCCGATTATTTAGGCGGTCAGGTTCACATCGAGAGTTCCAGCACTGGCACTAGTATCATGGTTTGGCTACCGTGTTGA
- a CDS encoding alpha/beta hydrolase yields the protein MALAQEHQLTVARTARYYQLGEFSERTRHVWFVCHGYGQLAAYFIRHFAVLTEADDIVIIAPEGVSRFYLQGNGGRIGASWMTREDRLAEIDDYVAYLNQLAETLFEKSPPGVAVTVLGFSQGAATVSRWLARATFRPDRLILWAGAFPDDIDYAVATHLLQRLPVVLVCGDQDEFIKEADLQKQRDFLLKLGVEPTILRFAGKHELQAGVLRQLK from the coding sequence GTGGCTTTAGCTCAGGAACATCAGCTTACAGTGGCGCGTACGGCGCGGTACTATCAGTTGGGTGAGTTTTCTGAGCGCACCCGGCACGTGTGGTTTGTGTGTCATGGGTACGGGCAGTTGGCGGCGTATTTTATCCGGCATTTTGCCGTGCTCACCGAAGCCGACGACATTGTCATAATAGCTCCCGAAGGCGTCTCCCGCTTTTATTTACAGGGCAATGGCGGTCGGATCGGGGCGAGTTGGATGACGCGCGAAGACCGACTGGCTGAGATTGACGACTATGTTGCCTATTTAAACCAATTGGCTGAAACGCTATTCGAAAAAAGCCCCCCCGGCGTAGCTGTCACTGTGTTGGGCTTCTCGCAGGGCGCAGCTACCGTTAGCCGGTGGCTGGCCCGCGCAACGTTTCGGCCAGACCGGCTCATTTTGTGGGCTGGTGCCTTCCCCGACGATATCGACTATGCGGTGGCTACCCACTTATTACAACGCCTGCCAGTAGTGCTAGTGTGCGGCGACCAAGACGAATTTATTAAGGAAGCTGACTTGCAAAAGCAGCGCGACTTTCTCCTTAAGCTGGGCGTTGAGCCAACCATCCTGCGCTTTGCGGGCAAGCATGAGCTTCAGGCTGGCGTCCTACGGCAATTGAAGTAG